One stretch of Dyella jiangningensis DNA includes these proteins:
- a CDS encoding GH39 family glycosyl hydrolase: protein MPAPSPLRRLATSAAICLALMGTAHAAASDTVQLQVDATAKGTPLPHFWEQMFGSGRAVLALRDDYRKDLEAVKGATGFSYIRFHGIFDRDMGVAYRDAQGKLQYNFSYVDQVYDGLLERGVKPFVELGFMPPEMSTDPASHHDFWYHPNVMPAKDWNEWDAMVRAFLQHVVERYGIDEVRTWYFEVWNEPNLAFWGGKPEKPTYYELYDRTARVVKSVDKQFRIGGPATAQAAWLPEFLKHVKQSGAPIDFVSTHVYGDDTADNVFKTNEKIPRKDMVCRAVDKSHKEILASAFPKLPLIYSEYNASYANLPNVTDTVYMGPWMANTIRECAGKVDMMSYWSFSDVFDEQGVVKNPFYGGFGLIAADRIEKPAFNAFAMLHKLGDVQLPLKTDSALATKRGDGTVVLALWNYTPPLGDTADYTPGNPTGPSKHFDVDVKHLGNASQATVWRLDETHGNAVAAFDKMGRPNTPSREQIKQLREAGKLSAPEQATLNNGKLSIDVPAQGLVVVELH from the coding sequence ATGCCAGCCCCTTCCCCGCTCCGCCGCCTGGCTACCAGCGCCGCCATCTGCCTTGCCCTGATGGGCACGGCCCACGCCGCCGCCAGCGACACCGTGCAACTGCAGGTGGACGCCACCGCCAAGGGCACGCCGCTGCCGCACTTCTGGGAGCAGATGTTCGGCTCCGGTCGCGCCGTGCTCGCGCTGCGCGACGACTACCGCAAGGACCTCGAAGCGGTGAAGGGAGCCACCGGGTTCAGCTACATCCGTTTCCACGGCATCTTCGATCGCGACATGGGCGTGGCCTACCGCGATGCGCAGGGCAAGCTGCAGTACAACTTCAGCTACGTGGACCAGGTCTATGACGGCCTGCTCGAGCGTGGCGTGAAGCCCTTCGTGGAACTGGGCTTCATGCCGCCGGAAATGAGCACCGATCCGGCCAGCCACCACGACTTCTGGTACCACCCCAACGTGATGCCGGCGAAGGACTGGAACGAATGGGACGCGATGGTGCGTGCCTTCCTGCAGCACGTGGTCGAACGCTACGGCATCGACGAAGTGCGCACCTGGTACTTCGAGGTCTGGAACGAACCGAACCTGGCGTTCTGGGGCGGCAAGCCGGAGAAGCCGACGTACTACGAGCTGTACGATCGCACGGCGCGCGTCGTGAAGTCCGTCGACAAGCAGTTCCGCATCGGCGGCCCCGCCACCGCGCAAGCCGCATGGCTGCCCGAATTCCTCAAGCACGTGAAACAGAGCGGCGCGCCGATCGACTTCGTCAGCACGCACGTCTACGGCGACGACACCGCCGACAACGTGTTCAAGACCAACGAGAAGATCCCGCGCAAGGACATGGTCTGCCGCGCGGTGGACAAGTCGCACAAGGAAATTCTCGCCTCCGCGTTCCCGAAGCTTCCGCTGATCTACAGCGAATACAACGCCTCGTACGCGAACCTGCCCAACGTCACCGACACGGTGTACATGGGCCCGTGGATGGCCAACACCATCCGCGAATGCGCGGGCAAGGTCGACATGATGAGCTACTGGTCGTTCTCCGACGTGTTCGACGAACAGGGCGTGGTGAAGAACCCGTTCTACGGCGGCTTCGGCCTGATCGCCGCCGACCGCATCGAAAAGCCGGCCTTCAATGCCTTCGCCATGCTGCACAAGCTGGGTGACGTGCAGCTGCCGCTGAAGACCGACAGCGCGCTGGCAACGAAGCGCGGCGACGGCACCGTGGTGTTGGCGCTGTGGAACTACACGCCGCCGCTCGGTGACACCGCCGACTACACGCCCGGCAACCCGACGGGTCCGAGCAAGCATTTCGATGTGGACGTGAAGCACCTGGGCAACGCTTCGCAGGCCACCGTGTGGCGCCTGGACGAAACGCACGGCAACGCCGTCGCCGCGTTCGACAAGATGGGGCGTCCCAACACGCCGAGCCGCGAGCAGATCAAGCAGCTGCGGGAGGCGGGCAAGCTTTCCGCACCGGAACAGGCCACGCTGAATAACGGCAAGCTCAGCATCGACGTGCCGGCGCAAGGCCTGGTGGTGGTGGAGTTGCACTGA